The DNA sequence TTCGAAGCTGTATCACGAGGCCTTGGAAGCCAAATGGGAAAGGATATTATGGTTGAGGGGCGCGGTGAGCAGGGCCCTTGAGGCAGCGCGCAGCCAAGATCTAATAGGACAATCCCTGGAGGCGTGCGTCAACATTAAATTGGACTCTCAAACTCAAGACCTGAAGGATTTGCTTTCTTCTTATTGGTGGAAGGAGGTCTTCATCGTATCGGACGTGAAATGGGTAGAGGAGCTGCCTGAGGCACCTGTGGTCCATACAGACGAGGATACGGGCGTGAAGATCGCAATAACCATGGCCGAGGGAGAGAAATGCCCAAGATGTTGGATGTATGCACCTGAAGTGGCACATAAAGGCCTCTGCGGCAGGTGCGCTTCAGTGCTTGCAATGCAATCTCGATAGCAAGACGGGGGCAGGCGTTTTGAAATGGGAGTAGATTACGAAGAGACAAAAAGAAAATTGATTGAGAAAAAGCAAGAGCTTGGCAAGATGATGGAAGATTTACTTGCGGATGCAAGCGACGTCGATGTAAATGAACTGTCATCGTTGGATACAAACCATCTTGTCGATTCAGCTACGAACATGATCAACAGAGAAGAAATATCCGGGAAACTGGAAAGCATCAAGGTCATGTTATTGGACATAGAGCATGCCCTTGCTAAGCTCGAAAAAAACAAGGAAAAGTTCGGATTGTGCGAGCTGTGCAATAAACCCATTGAGGAACAGCGCCTCGCTGTCATACCCTGGTCTCGTTATTGCATAGCATGCAAGACGAAGCTCGATAAGCGGAGATGAGCTCGTTTTAGCGAGATGTCCGAAAAAATAGAAGTAGTGGTCACGAACGAATTTATCGGCGAAAGGCTCGATGTGGCCTTAAGCAAGATTTTGCCCAAATCTCGAAGCAACATTCAACGCGCGCTAAAGGAGATGGGCATTAAGCCTTCGATGAAGGTTAAAGACACCATGAAGTTTGAGTTGACCTTCACGGAAGAGGAGAGCAAGGCCGCGATCGAGCCCCGGCCGATACCGTTTAAGGTGCTTTATGAGGACGATGACATAATAGTTATTGACAAGCCTGCCCCCCTGGTCGTACATCCGGCAGCAGGCCATTGGAACGATACGTTGGTCCATGGCTTGCTTTACCGATATCCGGAGCTAGCTTCGTCGGATTTAAGGAGGCCCGGAATAGTGCATCGTTTAGATGCCGGGACGTCAGGGCTCATGGTGATCGCAAGAAACTTATACGCAAAGCAACAGCTTATGGCTTCCTTTAAATCCCGATCCGTGAGAAAGGTATACCTGGCCTTGGTTGAAGGTCGACCAAGGGAGCCGAAGGGGCACATTATAAGTCCCATCGGAAGGAACCCGAAAAACAGGCTTAAGATGGCCGTTGTCTCCCAGGGCAAAGAGGCAATTACGGAATACGAAGTGCTTTGGACTACCGACACGTTTTCCTTCCTGCGATGCATCATACACACAGGCAGGACACATCAAATAAGGATACACCTGAAGGAGCTTGGCTGTCCCATAATAGGCGACAAGCTATACGGAGCTAAGTTCAAGGCCCCGTGGGTACCAAATGACCGCTTCTTCTTGCATGCCTGGAGGCTCGCCTTTCCGCACCCCAGGGACGGTAAGATAATGTCCTTTAGGTCGCCGCTTCCCGATGAGCTTATTGCAGCTCTTCGAGAAGTTCGATCCACAGCGACGGAGAAACGCGTATAGAGGCAAATTCGCTGTAAGTGACATGTCCCGGGCCTGCCTTGGGCAATGCCTTTACGTGCTTTCTTTGCGTATAGTCCACGACGTGATAGGAAGCTTCATGTGCCTTGCTGTAATAAACGGCCACGGATGCAGCAAACTCGATCAACTTATCGTTTGAGGGCTTTCCTTGCAACTTCAATATGACGTGAGAGCCGGGCACGTCTTTGGCGTGAAACCATAGGTCTTCGGGAGATGCTACCTCAAAGGTGACGTACCTGTTGGCCTTGGCGTTCAAACCTACGTAAACTATGAAACCATCCTTTAAATCAAACCTTCTGCAGGGCGGCACGTATTTGCCCTTCCTCTTGGCATTCGCACCCTCATCGTGGCGATAAAAGTCGTCAAATATCTTCTTTACATCGCTAACATCTGTCAGAAGTGATATAAACTCACGGTATTCATCGAGCTCGTTTAACGAGTTTTTGAGCTTGTTCAGCTCCTTCAACAGGACCTCCTTGTTCCTTTGGTACTTCTTGGCAAGTTTGAAGTATTTCTTTGCATTGTCTATGGCAGAAAGGCTTGGATCCAGTTCTATTTTTACTTTACCGTAATGTTCATCCCAGCTCCTAAGGCAGACCGAAGATGCGCCTTCCTTAACCTCGTGGGCGTAAGATATGAGCAAGGTCCCGTAATGATTCCACTTTTCCGCCTCTTCGACCTTGGACAAAAGGTCCGACAATCCCTTTATTTTGTCCCTTATCCTTCGCCTTTCGGAGTCGATCGACTTGTAAATCAGGTCTAGCATCTTCTTTTTTTCTTGCTCGAAATAATGCCATAACAGCTCCTTTGAGGCCTTTAGGGGCGAACTGAACGTCTTTGCCTCCTCGCTAACGCGGGCAGGAAAAACGGTCAAATAATCGTCTATCTCCTGGCAAATCAACTCCTGCAGGGATGAGGAATAAAGCCTTTTTAGGCAAGGCTCAAGGTCGAACATTTGTGTCTCCCACTTTTTCAAGAGAAAATCGGCCAGAGGACGACCTATCCCCTTGTAACCTGACAGGTTTGTCACGTCGTTCATGATGAAGGAATCCACATCGGGACCCTCAAAAGGCGGTGGAGGAGAGTAAAACAGTCCCGGAAGCAAGGACCTGTACCTGTTGATCTCGGGATGGACGTGTTTTGCTGCCTCGATGATCCTTTGTCTGTCGTCCAAAAGCAATAAGTTCGCTTGCCTGCCCGTTGCTTCGAAGATCAAAAACCTGGAGACGTCCACGCCTGCGCCCAAAGGCCTCGAAAATTCAAAGGCTACCACGCGGTCCCTGTTTATCTGAAAGGCGTTGACCAAAAAGCCTCCGACAAGGTGGCTTTTTATGGCGCCAAATATGGGATGGGTCTTATCTTTGAGCTCTTTTAGGGTGTCCGTCTCCCGTTTGTCAGCCAAACACATACCACAACACTGGCTATCCCAGCTAAACCAGAGCCAGTCGCCGTTTTGAGACAGCTGAATCGCTAACCACTCAGGGCCGGCTTCACAGCGAACTATCTTTTTGCCCTTGTAATGCTCGTTTACGTCCAAGATCCAACCCAAAACCAGTTCAGGTCCGTATCGCACGACAAATTTCTCCTTAAAAAATTAGTTTATCTCGACTGCAATTGACTATATCTCATCAACATGAAGGTCCCACGTGGAGCAAAAGGAACATACCTCGTTCCAGGAAGGCGTCCCGCAAACCCTGCAGGTCAACGGAGGTACGTCTTCCTTTTCATCCTTACCGGCAAAGAGATCTATGTTTTTCACGTAACCGAAATAAAAAGCCTGCTTTGCCCCGGGGGAGCTTTCTTCCATTTCAAACAACGCTCGCTTCCATCGAAGCGACGTCGCACCCTTTGAGTAGGGGCATTCGCGTTCTATGTATGCAATACCTCTAAGCAGGCAGTAGACCGTATCCTCCTTCTCGGTGCAATAAACCATGGGCTTGGCCTTGGCAAATTCCCCTGCCTTCATTGGGGGAGAGTAGGGAGCACCTTTTGCAAGATAATCCATCTTCCAGAAAAGCATATTGCCAAGAAGGGCTGCGGCTTGATCATCCAGGTTATGCCCGGTGGCGATGACGTCAAATCCCATGTCTCTTGCGATCTTATTCATATAATATCTCTTCGTCACCCCGCACAGAGAGCATGTCTTGCGTTTCTTTGTGTATGCTTTATCTGGTATGGACATACCGTGAAGTTGTTCAATGTTTACTACATATAGCTTGGCATTCGCGCGATTTGCAAAGGCCGTAGTCAACCTTTCGCTTTCGTCGGAATAGTCGCCTTCCTTTATGCCCAAATTTATGTAAAGGCCGCTTGAGTCGTATCCCAGGCGAAGCAGTATATCCCATAAGGCAAGGCTGTCCTTGCCACCAGAGACGGCGACAAGTATCTTGTCTTCCTTTGAGAACATGCCAAACTCCTCGATGGCCTTGGTGACGCGCTTTAACATCCAGGCGTCAAAGTGTTCTGCGCATAACGCCAAATTGTGCTGAGGCAACGAAATTATCGCCTTAGCCCTGCAGATCCTGCATTTCATCCAACCTATCCTCCGCTGACGGTATTTATGATGCGAACGTCGTCGTCAGGCAAAAGCAGTTCGTCTTCCGTCGTTATGGTGCCGTTTCTCACTACGACGGCTTCGCCTCTTGTCAGAGAAAATTTTTTGAGCAGTTTATTTACGGACATCGGTTCATTGAACTCAAAAACTTCACCACGGTAACGCACCTTCACCTTAAATGTGACCTCCCGTTGCACTTTAGTAAGCCCGATTTTTGTCTTCCAGCGCGACAATATACCATATCACGTGGCATCACACTTGACAAGCGACCAAAGGGGCGCTTACAATGAAGATCGCCAAAGGGGCTGTAGCGCAGAGGGAGCGCGTTTCCTTCGCACGGAAAAGGCCGGGGGTTCGAGTCCCCCCAGCTCCACCAAAAAACAAACGTCGGGGCGTAGCGCAGCCTGGTTAGCGCACCTGCTTTGGGAGCAGGGGGTCGAAGGTTCAAATCCTTTCGCCCCGACCAAAATATAAAAAATTAATGAAATCAGTTCAGCTAAACTGTTCATGGTATTCTAAATTATGCCCTGGCATTTATAACGACGCCAGGGCTTTTTATGTTCCTGCAGAGTATGGCTGTCGAAACAAGCTTAAGCATGACCAACAACACAAACAGCGTGACATAAATACATGTAATAAAATATCGTATTTGCATCGTCATCTATGTTATTTCGTACAAATATGGTATGATGATATAAATTAGTGATATGTGATCTCTTTCAACTAGTTTGGCCGGACAGATTGAGTTTCAAGTTTCTCGGACAGGGGCATCAAATAGACCAAGACCCGGAGATGATATTCGAGAAATGCTGAAAAATGACAGGCCAATTTTGAAATCAAGCGATGATAAGTTTAACCGGAAAAATTTCGCAGAGATAATCGCACGATCGATACGAAGTTGTTCCGAATCAAGTTCATCTAGTTTTGTCTTCGGAATTTCAGGAGAATGGGGTTCTGGCAAGACGTCAACTATAAATTTGGTTAAAGAAGTTTTGGGGGAAGAAGATAAGAAGAGTTTTAAGATTATCGAGTTTTCTCCCTTGTTTTTTCAAGGAAGTCAGGGGTTGATTTATGAATTTCTGACACAGTTTGCAATTGCTTTAAATGGTACAGGCAAACCACTTAAAGACACCAACTCAAAAGTGATGGAACTGGCGCAAATCCTCAAGCCACTTGAGTATATTCCCGGAGTAGGCAAAGTGTTTGGAGCGATTTTAAACGCTACTAAAAGTTTTAACCAATTTTTGCACAAAAACAAGCGAACTGTAGAAGAAATTAAAAAAAACATAAGCGAAAAAATTAAAAACAAGGGAATAAAATTTTTGATAATCATGGATGACATTGATAGACTTCCTGAAAAAGAGACTGTTTTGATGCTAATGATTATAAGATACATTGCCAATTTTGATAATACATATTATTTGCTTGCATATGATCATACACTTCTTTCTCGAATATGTGATTCAATACAAAAAGATCACGGAGAGGAATTTACAAAAAAAATAGTTCAATTCTCCTTTCAATTACCTAGTTTTCCTAAACAGGAATTAGCGAATATGTTTTGGAGAGAGCTTAACGATGTAATCAATTTTGATGAATTAAAAATGTCCCAGAGGGAACGCCTTGAACATCGAGGACGTAAATATATTGAAGATTCGCTTAGGAACCCTAGAGATATTATTCGCCTAATGAACACTTATACGCTGAATTTGAACAATGCCAAGCAACAGTTGGATATTATTGACCTTCTTTATCTTTCTTTTATCGAAGTGCTGGGCTATGAGCTTTATGTACATATTCGTAATAATAGGTCAATTTATACAGGAGAAAGAATGACCTATCTATCGAAGGACGAAAGAGAAAGATACAAAAAGTCAATAAAATCGGATATAGATGATATCACTTCTAAATTAG is a window from the Acetomicrobium flavidum genome containing:
- a CDS encoding TraR/DksA family transcriptional regulator, whose translation is MGVDYEETKRKLIEKKQELGKMMEDLLADASDVDVNELSSLDTNHLVDSATNMINREEISGKLESIKVMLLDIEHALAKLEKNKEKFGLCELCNKPIEEQRLAVIPWSRYCIACKTKLDKRR
- a CDS encoding RluA family pseudouridine synthase yields the protein MSEKIEVVVTNEFIGERLDVALSKILPKSRSNIQRALKEMGIKPSMKVKDTMKFELTFTEEESKAAIEPRPIPFKVLYEDDDIIVIDKPAPLVVHPAAGHWNDTLVHGLLYRYPELASSDLRRPGIVHRLDAGTSGLMVIARNLYAKQQLMASFKSRSVRKVYLALVEGRPREPKGHIISPIGRNPKNRLKMAVVSQGKEAITEYEVLWTTDTFSFLRCIIHTGRTHQIRIHLKELGCPIIGDKLYGAKFKAPWVPNDRFFLHAWRLAFPHPRDGKIMSFRSPLPDELIAALREVRSTATEKRV
- a CDS encoding Rqc2 family fibronectin-binding protein, which translates into the protein MRYGPELVLGWILDVNEHYKGKKIVRCEAGPEWLAIQLSQNGDWLWFSWDSQCCGMCLADKRETDTLKELKDKTHPIFGAIKSHLVGGFLVNAFQINRDRVVAFEFSRPLGAGVDVSRFLIFEATGRQANLLLLDDRQRIIEAAKHVHPEINRYRSLLPGLFYSPPPPFEGPDVDSFIMNDVTNLSGYKGIGRPLADFLLKKWETQMFDLEPCLKRLYSSSLQELICQEIDDYLTVFPARVSEEAKTFSSPLKASKELLWHYFEQEKKKMLDLIYKSIDSERRRIRDKIKGLSDLLSKVEEAEKWNHYGTLLISYAHEVKEGASSVCLRSWDEHYGKVKIELDPSLSAIDNAKKYFKLAKKYQRNKEVLLKELNKLKNSLNELDEYREFISLLTDVSDVKKIFDDFYRHDEGANAKRKGKYVPPCRRFDLKDGFIVYVGLNAKANRYVTFEVASPEDLWFHAKDVPGSHVILKLQGKPSNDKLIEFAASVAVYYSKAHEASYHVVDYTQRKHVKALPKAGPGHVTYSEFASIRVSPSLWIELLEELQ
- a CDS encoding ATP-binding protein, giving the protein MKCRICRAKAIISLPQHNLALCAEHFDAWMLKRVTKAIEEFGMFSKEDKILVAVSGGKDSLALWDILLRLGYDSSGLYINLGIKEGDYSDESERLTTAFANRANAKLYVVNIEQLHGMSIPDKAYTKKRKTCSLCGVTKRYYMNKIARDMGFDVIATGHNLDDQAAALLGNMLFWKMDYLAKGAPYSPPMKAGEFAKAKPMVYCTEKEDTVYCLLRGIAYIERECPYSKGATSLRWKRALFEMEESSPGAKQAFYFGYVKNIDLFAGKDEKEDVPPLTCRVCGTPSWNEVCSFCSTWDLHVDEI
- a CDS encoding MoaD/ThiS family protein, translated to MKVRYRGEVFEFNEPMSVNKLLKKFSLTRGEAVVVRNGTITTEDELLLPDDDVRIINTVSGG
- a CDS encoding KAP family P-loop NTPase fold protein codes for the protein MLKNDRPILKSSDDKFNRKNFAEIIARSIRSCSESSSSSFVFGISGEWGSGKTSTINLVKEVLGEEDKKSFKIIEFSPLFFQGSQGLIYEFLTQFAIALNGTGKPLKDTNSKVMELAQILKPLEYIPGVGKVFGAILNATKSFNQFLHKNKRTVEEIKKNISEKIKNKGIKFLIIMDDIDRLPEKETVLMLMIIRYIANFDNTYYLLAYDHTLLSRICDSIQKDHGEEFTKKIVQFSFQLPSFPKQELANMFWRELNDVINFDELKMSQRERLEHRGRKYIEDSLRNPRDIIRLMNTYTLNLNNAKQQLDIIDLLYLSFIEVLGYELYVHIRNNRSIYTGERMTYLSKDERERYKKSIKSDIDDITSKLDWFGPTSKKLLSILFPDIREYLLGDKAIRLEDEDIVSLRSDWRLAAPECFESYFSLPIPPETIGRLEMETIIQASLNETELENLFNSFKDRAYLYLLYRSLEDLSINPDFKLSVEQIKNLSYMLIRASEEATISEEILYEPLDAAAQIIENIISNLDSEENKREIVDYIFDKTKHANGELIYFLLKVLTFLFTGYIALFPQETTREYVKELVHLYEDKLDVNILVKSENSIPILLNWQLWSNKDEHFNAFLEKLTDNKYCLVELIDSSASKTLRSMQPYIQYSISRECFERLGLIDFIYSNAQDLLNVAKENKEELQHPLEVENFLETCLQ